In Sporichthya polymorpha DSM 43042, a genomic segment contains:
- a CDS encoding ABC transporter substrate-binding protein codes for MALSLTACAAEDDDGLVARSGPSPSTAAGPGPLTIATSFRIDNLDPLENAFWGPEFGYVELLMRPEPNGVPSPWVLQSLSAVDETTWKLALREGITFENGRALDAESVVDLIEFCAEENEGFAAAVNLDDAEVTGPLEVTVTTTQPVPGMANILADEANVPVFDVDAYEQHREADEPVEDLLSAGLYTGPYVMKTLTSERAELEPMPGYWDGTPGLSHLTIKFVPEATARVQAVQAGEADIALYMPTTMQRNLQGRSDAYFVTGPPNGTTFALQINNARAPYDDPRVRQALLSAIDYRALAEDVLNGLAEVATSSMTADADYVLDLQATDLDKAKRLLDEAGWTAEGTGPRTKNGQKLTLDVLTYPQQPDSNTIGVALQAQLKDLGFEVKVSQVPDITEARKGSDWDVAIVGDSILSFTLSPVDGLRQSLHSDSPENYSKVDSPALDAVISELGREFDATKRTELLRRAQQIIADEGLWAASVRRKGMVVTNAKWRNYPLPVANLWVTARTAP; via the coding sequence GTGGCGCTCAGCCTCACCGCCTGCGCGGCCGAGGACGACGACGGCCTCGTCGCCCGCAGTGGTCCCAGCCCGAGTACGGCTGCCGGCCCCGGGCCGCTGACGATCGCGACCAGCTTCCGCATCGACAACCTCGACCCGCTGGAGAACGCGTTCTGGGGGCCGGAGTTCGGCTACGTCGAGCTGCTGATGCGCCCGGAGCCGAACGGTGTCCCGTCGCCCTGGGTGCTACAGAGCCTGAGCGCCGTCGACGAGACCACGTGGAAGCTGGCGCTCCGTGAGGGGATCACCTTCGAGAACGGCCGTGCCCTCGACGCCGAGTCGGTCGTCGACCTGATCGAGTTCTGCGCCGAGGAGAACGAAGGCTTCGCCGCCGCGGTGAACCTCGACGACGCCGAGGTCACCGGGCCGCTCGAGGTGACGGTGACGACGACCCAACCGGTGCCCGGGATGGCGAACATCCTGGCCGACGAGGCGAACGTGCCCGTGTTCGACGTCGACGCCTACGAGCAGCACCGCGAGGCCGACGAGCCCGTGGAGGACCTGCTGAGCGCCGGCCTCTACACCGGTCCGTACGTCATGAAGACGCTGACCTCGGAACGCGCCGAGCTCGAGCCGATGCCCGGGTACTGGGACGGGACACCGGGCCTGTCGCACCTCACGATCAAGTTCGTCCCCGAGGCGACGGCGCGGGTGCAGGCGGTGCAGGCCGGGGAGGCCGACATCGCGCTGTACATGCCGACGACGATGCAGCGGAATCTGCAGGGCCGCAGCGATGCCTACTTCGTCACCGGGCCGCCGAACGGCACGACCTTCGCGCTGCAGATCAACAATGCACGCGCCCCGTACGACGACCCGAGAGTACGGCAGGCCCTCCTGTCGGCGATCGACTACCGCGCGCTCGCCGAGGACGTCCTGAACGGTCTCGCCGAGGTCGCGACGAGCAGCATGACCGCGGACGCCGACTACGTCCTCGACCTGCAGGCCACCGACCTGGACAAGGCGAAACGTCTGCTCGACGAGGCCGGCTGGACCGCCGAGGGCACCGGCCCCCGCACCAAAAACGGCCAGAAGCTGACACTCGACGTCCTGACGTACCCTCAGCAACCGGACAGCAACACGATCGGCGTCGCCCTGCAGGCGCAGCTCAAGGACCTCGGGTTCGAGGTCAAGGTCTCGCAGGTCCCGGACATCACCGAAGCCCGGAAGGGCTCGGACTGGGACGTCGCCATCGTCGGCGACTCGATTCTCTCGTTCACCCTCAGCCCGGTGGACGGACTCCGCCAGTCGCTGCACAGCGACTCCCCCGAGAATTACTCGAAGGTCGACAGTCCCGCGCTCGACGCGGTGATCTCCGAACTCGGCCGCGAGTTCGACGCCACGAAACGGACCGAGCTGCTCCGCCGGGCGCAGCAGATCATCGCCGACGAGGGCCTGTGGGCCGCGTCTGTCCGCCGCAAGGGCATGGTGGTCACGAACGCGAAGTGGCGGAACTACCCGCTGCCCGTCGCGAACCTCTGGGTGACGGCCCGGACCGCCCCCTGA
- a CDS encoding RNA polymerase sigma factor → MTNDDLAVVLARAQRGDEEGFREVYRTVHPGLLRYLRALVGDEAEDVASEAWLQIARDLATFSGTADGFRGWCATIARNRAMDLVRRKKARPVAADEPVEILEQMSSPDDTADAAIALVDGDAALALIATLPPDQAEAVMLRVIVGLDAEAAAEVLGKKSGAVRTAAHRGLKNLAKRLTKPESDPDGVTSAQPSALKDM, encoded by the coding sequence GTGACGAACGACGATCTCGCCGTCGTTCTCGCCCGCGCCCAGCGCGGTGACGAGGAGGGCTTCCGCGAGGTCTACCGCACGGTCCACCCGGGCCTGCTGCGATACCTGCGCGCGCTCGTCGGCGACGAGGCGGAGGACGTCGCGTCCGAGGCCTGGCTCCAGATCGCCCGCGACCTCGCGACGTTCAGCGGCACCGCCGACGGCTTTCGCGGCTGGTGCGCCACCATCGCCCGAAACCGGGCGATGGACCTGGTCCGCCGGAAGAAGGCGCGCCCGGTCGCGGCGGACGAACCGGTCGAGATCCTCGAGCAGATGTCCTCCCCCGACGACACCGCCGACGCCGCCATCGCGCTCGTCGACGGCGACGCCGCGCTCGCCCTGATCGCCACGCTCCCGCCGGACCAGGCCGAGGCCGTGATGCTCCGCGTCATCGTCGGCCTGGACGCGGAGGCCGCCGCCGAGGTGCTCGGCAAGAAGTCCGGCGCGGTCCGCACCGCGGCGCACCGCGGGCTGAAGAACCTGGCCAAACGGCTCACGAAGCCGGAAAGTGACCCTGACGGTGTGACATCCGCGCAGCCCTCTGCGCTGAAGGACATGTGA
- a CDS encoding FMN-binding glutamate synthase family protein, with product MPAKKLLGAALPVAALAARDLTQRRHALLRNYPVLGHARYLLEALGPELRQYIVAGNSEERPFTRDQRRWVYASAKLENNYFGFGTDNDIEYTEGYPVLKHATLGRLTPPSEPTAAHEAWVPCGKVLGAARDRAGAFRPDSVFNISAMSFGSLSGPAVEALNRGAALADCLQNTGEGGLSDHHRHGGELIFQIGTGYFGCRDEHGRFDLARLKDLVASAPVRAIEIKLSQGAKPGLGGLLPAAKVSEEIARVRGIPVGQDCVSPSRHAEFSDADSLLDWVEMVATETGLPVGIKSAVGQDHFWNELAELMVPGTRGVDFITIDGGEGGTGAAPLAFSDHVSLPFRLGFTRAYSAFARRDLTERIVFVGAGKLGLPDAAVTAFALGADLVNVGREAMLAVGCIQAQKCHTDRCPTGVATQNRWLTRGLDPTLKSVRLANYVKTLRRDVLKLAEACGVHHPALIDADMIELLDRGQSAGTLREMACYEPHWGRLSAADRDELERIMTVTAPVGDAAPASKHAR from the coding sequence GTGCCTGCAAAGAAGTTGCTCGGAGCCGCCCTGCCCGTCGCCGCCCTGGCCGCGCGCGACCTGACGCAGCGTCGGCACGCCCTCCTGCGGAACTACCCGGTGCTCGGCCACGCCCGCTACCTGCTGGAGGCGCTCGGACCCGAGCTGCGGCAGTACATCGTCGCGGGCAACTCCGAGGAGCGCCCGTTCACGCGGGACCAGCGCCGCTGGGTCTACGCCTCGGCCAAGCTGGAGAACAACTACTTCGGCTTCGGGACCGACAACGACATCGAGTACACCGAGGGCTACCCGGTACTCAAGCACGCGACGCTCGGCCGCCTCACCCCGCCGTCCGAGCCGACCGCGGCCCACGAGGCGTGGGTCCCCTGCGGCAAGGTCCTCGGCGCTGCCCGGGACCGGGCTGGCGCCTTCCGGCCCGACTCGGTCTTCAACATCTCCGCGATGAGCTTCGGGTCCCTGTCCGGCCCTGCGGTCGAGGCGCTCAACCGGGGAGCCGCGTTGGCCGACTGCCTGCAGAACACCGGCGAGGGCGGCCTTTCCGACCACCACCGCCACGGGGGCGAACTGATCTTCCAGATCGGCACCGGCTACTTCGGGTGCCGCGACGAGCACGGCCGGTTCGACCTGGCCCGGCTCAAGGACCTCGTCGCCTCGGCCCCGGTGCGCGCGATCGAGATCAAGCTCAGCCAGGGCGCGAAGCCGGGTCTCGGCGGCCTGCTCCCCGCCGCCAAGGTGAGCGAGGAGATCGCCCGCGTCCGCGGGATCCCGGTCGGTCAGGACTGCGTGAGCCCGTCGCGGCACGCGGAGTTCTCCGACGCGGACTCCCTCCTCGACTGGGTCGAGATGGTCGCCACCGAGACCGGGCTGCCCGTCGGCATCAAGTCCGCGGTCGGCCAGGACCACTTCTGGAACGAACTCGCCGAGCTCATGGTCCCCGGCACCCGCGGGGTGGACTTCATCACGATCGACGGCGGCGAGGGCGGCACCGGCGCCGCACCACTCGCGTTCTCCGACCACGTCTCACTGCCGTTCCGCCTCGGGTTCACCCGCGCGTACTCGGCCTTCGCCCGTCGCGACCTGACCGAGCGGATCGTCTTCGTCGGCGCCGGCAAGCTCGGCCTGCCCGACGCCGCGGTGACGGCCTTCGCGCTCGGCGCCGATCTCGTCAACGTCGGACGCGAGGCGATGCTCGCGGTCGGGTGCATCCAGGCGCAGAAGTGCCACACCGACCGCTGCCCGACCGGGGTCGCCACCCAGAACCGGTGGCTGACGCGCGGGCTCGACCCGACGCTCAAGTCGGTCCGCCTCGCCAACTACGTGAAGACGCTGCGCCGGGACGTGCTCAAGCTTGCCGAGGCCTGCGGGGTCCACCACCCCGCCCTGATCGACGCGGACATGATCGAGCTGCTCGACCGTGGCCAGTCGGCCGGCACGCTGCGCGAGATGGCCTGCTACGAACCCCACTGGGGCCGGCTGAGCGCGGCCGACCGCGACGAGCTGGAACGAATCATGACCGTGACCGCTCCGGTCGGCGACGCCGCGCCCGCGTCCAAGCACGCGCGCTGA
- a CDS encoding STAS domain-containing protein, translating to MSRRGDVMHADAATDWTGDDDVAVVLLHPDVEPDGMPDLRFELHELVLAGVRTIVVDASCLDELPSPVIGALLTAHRACRARGGAVAIRFPSRRALDQLHRTGLWRVFDVDAVSPRLTYPSARRRSSRGTAPA from the coding sequence GTGAGCCGCCGAGGGGACGTGATGCACGCAGACGCCGCGACCGACTGGACCGGTGACGACGACGTCGCCGTCGTTCTGCTGCACCCCGACGTCGAGCCCGACGGCATGCCCGACCTGCGGTTCGAGCTGCACGAGCTGGTCCTCGCCGGCGTCCGCACCATCGTGGTCGACGCCTCCTGCCTGGACGAGCTCCCCTCCCCCGTCATCGGCGCCCTGCTGACCGCGCACCGCGCCTGCCGCGCGCGGGGCGGCGCCGTCGCGATCCGCTTCCCCAGCCGTCGCGCGCTCGACCAGCTGCACCGCACCGGCCTCTGGCGCGTGTTCGACGTCGACGCCGTGTCCCCACGTCTGACCTACCCCTCCGCCCGACGGCGATCGAGCCGCGGGACGGCGCCCGCATGA
- a CDS encoding response regulator transcription factor: MPTRLLIVEDDDRIRAAMRLGLEDEGYEIIEADRAETALSEMHARTPDVMIVDLMLGAVDGFTCIREVRKFSDVPIIVVSARADTHDIVAGLEAGADDYVTKPFQIKEISARLRALRRRATSAVMQPEEANPTDVVLDSGRDLVLSTAAGMVRLGGQQVSLTLTEFQLLSELAANPGIVLSRTTLLERVWDQGFFGDERLVDAHVRRLRTKVERDPANPELVVTVRGMGYRLDRR; the protein is encoded by the coding sequence ATGCCGACGCGATTGCTCATCGTGGAGGACGACGACCGTATCCGTGCCGCGATGCGCCTCGGTCTCGAGGACGAGGGTTACGAGATCATCGAGGCGGATCGCGCCGAGACGGCGTTGAGCGAGATGCACGCCCGCACGCCGGACGTGATGATCGTCGACCTCATGCTGGGCGCGGTCGACGGATTCACCTGCATCCGCGAGGTGCGCAAGTTCAGCGACGTCCCGATCATCGTCGTCAGTGCGCGTGCGGACACCCACGACATCGTCGCGGGCCTGGAGGCCGGCGCCGACGACTACGTCACGAAGCCGTTCCAGATCAAGGAGATCAGCGCGCGGCTGCGCGCGCTGCGGCGGCGCGCCACCAGCGCGGTGATGCAGCCGGAGGAGGCGAACCCGACGGACGTCGTCCTCGACTCGGGCCGGGACCTCGTGCTCTCGACCGCGGCGGGCATGGTGCGGCTCGGCGGGCAGCAGGTCTCGCTGACGCTGACCGAGTTCCAGCTGCTCAGCGAGCTGGCGGCGAACCCGGGCATCGTGCTCAGCCGCACGACGCTGCTCGAACGCGTGTGGGACCAGGGCTTCTTCGGCGACGAGCGGCTCGTGGACGCGCACGTGCGGCGGCTGCGGACCAAGGTCGAACGGGATCCGGCCAACCCCGAGCTCGTCGTGACGGTCCGCGGGATGGGTTACCGACTCGACCGGCGATGA
- a CDS encoding sensor histidine kinase: MRKLLVRRPRGLRGRIALTFGAGALLIAGTLAGSTFFFSRAYLYDQRERTVVRQAALDAVFVADQLDSADANIPAILSAAGAPESGTVVVERDGEWYSSSLGVGREVIPPALAERVNSGRAARTTVTRDGVPTVVVGIPLTRPGATFYRVVPLRELHETIRTLQAVLATGAAVAGVSGIALGIWASRRVVQPLNLVAATAAEVAGGLLDTRLPPTDDPDLATIVGSFNAMVDTLRRRIERDSRFAADVAHELRSPLTTLVAAVDVMQRRREELPDRSREALDLVHAELDRFLQLVDSLLTLARAEAGLERDRLEAVSMTELAAQVADRAGAGAHIVSAVDPGLVLGDKALLERALFNLVNNAERHGGGVSAVRVERRDDQVAVLVDDEGPGVPVSERERIFERFATNRAARGSSSGTGLGLALVAQTVTAHEGMVWCTANPSGGARFVVRMPALPEDEL; the protein is encoded by the coding sequence ATGAGGAAGCTCCTGGTGCGGCGGCCCCGCGGACTCCGTGGCCGGATCGCCCTGACGTTCGGCGCCGGCGCGCTCCTCATCGCCGGGACGCTGGCGGGCTCCACGTTCTTCTTCTCGCGCGCCTACCTGTACGACCAGCGGGAGCGCACGGTCGTCCGGCAGGCCGCGCTCGACGCGGTGTTCGTCGCGGACCAGCTCGACAGCGCGGACGCGAACATCCCCGCGATCCTGTCCGCCGCGGGCGCTCCGGAGTCGGGCACGGTCGTGGTGGAGCGCGACGGGGAGTGGTACTCCTCCTCGCTCGGCGTGGGGCGCGAGGTCATTCCGCCCGCCCTGGCGGAGCGGGTGAACTCCGGCCGCGCGGCGCGGACCACCGTCACCCGGGACGGGGTCCCGACCGTCGTGGTCGGCATCCCGCTGACCCGGCCGGGGGCCACCTTCTACCGCGTCGTCCCGCTGCGGGAACTGCACGAGACGATCCGCACGCTGCAGGCCGTGCTGGCGACCGGTGCCGCCGTCGCCGGCGTCAGTGGGATCGCGCTCGGGATCTGGGCCAGCCGGCGCGTGGTGCAGCCGCTGAACCTGGTGGCGGCGACCGCGGCGGAGGTGGCGGGCGGCCTGCTGGACACTCGGTTGCCGCCGACCGACGACCCGGATCTCGCGACCATCGTCGGCTCGTTCAACGCGATGGTGGACACCCTGCGGCGCCGCATCGAGCGGGACAGCCGGTTCGCGGCGGACGTCGCGCACGAGCTGCGGTCGCCGCTCACGACGTTGGTCGCCGCCGTCGATGTGATGCAGCGTCGGCGCGAAGAACTGCCCGACCGTTCGCGGGAGGCGCTGGACCTCGTGCACGCCGAGCTCGACCGCTTCCTGCAGCTGGTCGACAGTCTGCTCACGCTCGCGCGCGCCGAGGCCGGGCTCGAGCGCGACCGGTTGGAAGCGGTCTCGATGACGGAGCTGGCGGCGCAGGTGGCCGACCGCGCCGGGGCAGGCGCCCACATCGTGTCGGCCGTCGATCCTGGTCTGGTCCTCGGCGACAAGGCGTTGCTCGAGCGTGCGTTGTTCAACCTCGTCAACAACGCCGAGCGCCACGGCGGCGGGGTGAGCGCGGTGCGGGTCGAGCGGCGGGACGACCAGGTGGCCGTGCTGGTCGACGACGAGGGGCCGGGCGTCCCGGTCAGTGAGCGCGAGCGCATCTTCGAGCGGTTCGCGACCAACCGTGCGGCGCGCGGATCGTCGTCCGGTACCGGTCTCGGGCTGGCGCTGGTCGCGCAGACCGTCACCGCGCACGAGGGGATGGTCTGGTGCACCGCCAACCCGTCCGGCGGCGCGCGCTTCGTCGTGCGGATGCCTGCGCTTCCAGAGGACGAGCTGTGA
- a CDS encoding GerMN domain-containing protein produces the protein MRGWAAAVASVLMLTGCGLGPSGGVKDIDPLSLPPRLLADAPPTAVPSRDPDSSGAAVYFLRDTTLRPAVRTLTARTGVPALQELLNSLAAGPDGTDRQRGVSTALPPTTRLTVTGLEGDLATVDLSFGQVPPDQTTAIAQIVLTATSLPEVNRLLLTIEGAPLQAPLANGAQTDRPLTRSDYVRIVRPS, from the coding sequence GTGAGGGGGTGGGCGGCCGCGGTTGCGTCGGTCCTGATGCTGACGGGGTGTGGTCTGGGGCCGTCGGGCGGCGTCAAGGACATCGACCCGCTCAGCCTGCCGCCGCGTCTGCTGGCGGACGCCCCGCCAACCGCCGTGCCCTCGAGGGACCCGGACAGCTCGGGTGCCGCCGTGTACTTCCTGCGGGACACCACGCTGCGGCCGGCGGTGCGGACCCTGACGGCGCGGACAGGGGTGCCGGCGCTCCAGGAGCTGCTCAACAGTCTCGCGGCCGGTCCCGATGGGACCGACCGACAGCGCGGGGTGAGCACCGCGCTGCCTCCGACCACCCGGCTGACGGTGACCGGGCTGGAGGGGGACCTCGCGACGGTGGACCTGAGCTTCGGTCAGGTGCCGCCCGACCAGACCACGGCGATCGCCCAGATCGTGCTGACGGCGACCTCGCTGCCCGAGGTGAACCGCCTCCTGCTGACGATCGAGGGCGCGCCGCTGCAGGCACCGCTGGCCAACGGGGCGCAGACCGACCGTCCGCTGACCCGCTCCGACTACGTGCGGATTGTGCGTCCGAGCTGA
- a CDS encoding type IV toxin-antitoxin system AbiEi family antitoxin domain-containing protein yields MAPVLPRALGETFRFTEALAAGLSEPALRELVELGRLEQVARGLFRRANAQLADLDQIEIASKAPMATLCLTSALVHHELSDDIPAVIDIALPRGAWHPKVSAPVRWHSFAVATFELERGQIELDSSTSIGVYGPRRSIVDAFRLDYQIGPEAAVEALRRWLRGGGNSPASLMEMARNFPRTEAKIRGVLQVLL; encoded by the coding sequence ATGGCTCCGGTCCTGCCTCGGGCGCTCGGTGAGACCTTCCGCTTCACCGAGGCGCTCGCGGCTGGGTTGAGCGAGCCGGCGCTGCGCGAGCTCGTCGAGCTCGGGCGGCTGGAGCAGGTCGCCCGCGGCCTGTTCCGGCGAGCGAACGCACAGCTGGCCGATCTCGACCAGATCGAGATCGCGAGCAAAGCGCCGATGGCCACCTTGTGTTTGACGAGCGCCCTGGTTCATCACGAGTTGAGCGATGACATCCCGGCGGTGATCGACATTGCTTTGCCGCGCGGGGCTTGGCATCCCAAGGTCAGTGCCCCGGTGCGCTGGCACTCCTTCGCGGTCGCGACGTTCGAGCTCGAACGCGGGCAGATCGAGCTCGACTCGTCGACCTCGATCGGGGTGTACGGGCCGCGCCGAAGCATCGTGGATGCGTTCCGTTTGGACTACCAGATCGGGCCCGAGGCAGCTGTCGAGGCGCTTCGACGTTGGCTCCGCGGGGGAGGGAACAGTCCGGCGTCATTGATGGAGATGGCGCGCAACTTCCCGCGGACCGAGGCGAAGATCCGCGGGGTCCTGCAGGTCTTGTTGTGA
- a CDS encoding nucleotidyl transferase AbiEii/AbiGii toxin family protein, which yields MTKVSRDSVAGRAYLDLQNLGRRTGRPGAELMQFYALEGFLARLVSSPHAKRLVLKGGVLLAAFGARRPTRDVDLAAQDMDGDAEHLLRAARQIARVELDDGLLLDPDRARAELIRESDAYPGVRITMPCKLATASVSFHVDFNVGDPILPPPAIIALPRVLGGSIDLLGYSQSMVLAEKIVTALERGLATTRWRDFADILFLSDAASLDAAEMYESLAEVASHRGARLTTLADAVAGLEEVGQGRWESWRSKVGFEDRLPRDLGQVLQAVAAFADPVILRRAGSGTWDPHRRSWNG from the coding sequence GTGACGAAGGTGAGCCGCGACTCGGTCGCGGGCCGCGCGTACCTCGACCTTCAGAACCTGGGTCGACGTACCGGACGCCCGGGCGCGGAACTCATGCAGTTCTACGCCCTCGAGGGTTTCCTCGCCCGCCTCGTGTCTAGCCCCCATGCGAAACGTTTGGTCCTCAAGGGTGGTGTTCTGCTGGCTGCGTTCGGAGCGCGCCGGCCGACCCGCGACGTCGACCTAGCTGCGCAGGACATGGACGGTGACGCCGAACATCTGCTGCGTGCAGCGCGGCAGATTGCGCGCGTCGAACTGGACGATGGACTCTTACTGGACCCAGACAGGGCACGAGCCGAGTTGATCCGTGAGAGCGATGCATATCCCGGCGTCCGGATCACGATGCCGTGCAAGCTCGCGACGGCCTCCGTGTCCTTCCACGTGGATTTCAATGTTGGCGACCCGATCCTGCCGCCTCCGGCGATCATCGCGCTGCCGCGCGTCCTCGGAGGCAGTATCGACCTGTTGGGATACTCGCAGTCGATGGTCCTTGCGGAGAAGATCGTGACGGCGCTGGAGCGCGGCCTCGCGACGACCCGATGGCGAGATTTCGCAGACATCTTGTTTCTGTCCGACGCCGCCTCGCTAGATGCCGCTGAGATGTACGAGAGTTTGGCTGAGGTAGCGTCACATCGCGGAGCGCGTCTGACAACGTTGGCGGATGCCGTCGCAGGTCTCGAAGAGGTCGGGCAGGGCCGGTGGGAATCCTGGCGAAGCAAAGTGGGCTTCGAAGATCGCTTGCCGCGGGATCTCGGGCAGGTCTTGCAGGCTGTCGCAGCCTTCGCCGATCCGGTGATCCTGCGGCGTGCGGGCAGCGGCACGTGGGATCCGCACAGGCGGTCATGGAATGGCTAG
- a CDS encoding helix-turn-helix domain-containing protein: MSDMERFEKKVLEAPGAADRLKEIEDELRLAAGLTALREQAGLSQRELAKRIGVSQPRIAAIERARNVTLDVLEQYITAVGGRLELTVVKGDETIALTGLTPAKKRRARSASPRRTIKSA, translated from the coding sequence ATGAGTGACATGGAGCGCTTCGAGAAAAAGGTCCTCGAGGCTCCCGGTGCCGCTGACCGGCTCAAGGAGATCGAGGACGAACTGCGACTCGCTGCGGGGCTGACCGCGTTGCGGGAGCAGGCTGGGTTGTCACAGCGGGAGCTCGCGAAGCGGATTGGTGTGAGTCAGCCCCGCATCGCGGCCATTGAACGGGCCCGGAACGTCACACTCGATGTGCTCGAGCAATACATCACCGCCGTGGGCGGGCGACTTGAGCTGACGGTGGTCAAGGGCGACGAGACGATCGCGCTGACGGGCCTAACTCCGGCGAAGAAGCGTCGTGCCCGGAGCGCTTCTCCCAGGAGGACGATCAAGAGCGCATAA
- a CDS encoding type II toxin-antitoxin system VapB family antitoxin gives MRVHIEVDDDLVAAVGRLAGPRGRSEFVRDALRAAVDRQLRAQSLRRAAGTVDAGHDWDKDPAGWVERQRQVG, from the coding sequence ATGCGAGTGCACATTGAAGTGGACGACGACCTCGTGGCCGCGGTCGGCCGGCTCGCCGGGCCCCGCGGGCGGAGCGAGTTCGTCCGCGACGCGCTGCGCGCCGCCGTCGATCGCCAGTTGCGGGCCCAGTCGTTACGGCGGGCCGCCGGCACAGTCGACGCCGGTCACGACTGGGACAAGGACCCCGCCGGCTGGGTGGAGCGTCAGCGCCAGGTCGGTTGA
- a CDS encoding type II toxin-antitoxin system PemK/MazF family toxin, with protein sequence MNVARISSRLLARLLEPRPRRTRPKPPGGRILTYSPDLDGAADPGEVVWAWVPFEDDPSRGKDRPLLVVGRDGHRLFGLMLSSNADREGQRHWMHLGAGAWDGQQRPSWIRLDRVLDVQENGVRREGAILDRARFDKVAAELRRSYGWT encoded by the coding sequence GTGAACGTGGCCCGGATCTCCTCGCGACTGCTCGCCCGGCTGTTGGAGCCGCGACCGCGCCGAACGCGCCCGAAGCCGCCCGGTGGACGGATCCTGACCTATTCGCCGGACCTCGACGGCGCCGCGGACCCGGGGGAGGTCGTGTGGGCGTGGGTGCCGTTCGAGGACGACCCGAGCCGGGGCAAGGACCGACCACTCCTGGTGGTGGGGCGGGACGGGCACCGACTCTTCGGCCTCATGCTCTCCAGCAACGCGGACCGGGAGGGACAGCGGCACTGGATGCACCTCGGCGCCGGGGCGTGGGACGGTCAGCAGCGGCCGTCGTGGATCCGGCTCGACCGGGTGCTCGACGTCCAGGAGAACGGCGTCCGGCGCGAGGGCGCGATCCTCGACCGCGCGCGGTTCGACAAGGTCGCGGCCGAGCTGCGCCGGTCCTACGGCTGGACGTAG
- a CDS encoding metallopeptidase family protein, with protein MYAMGRDEFEFEVGRVLENLPQRLSSRIANVSFGVDDGFENLNLLGLYEGVPLTKRTSQYAFALPDRITIYRLPILIRCWMRDEVVALIEKVVKHEVGHYFGIDDARLHELGYA; from the coding sequence ATGTACGCGATGGGGCGGGACGAGTTCGAGTTCGAGGTCGGCCGGGTTCTGGAGAACCTGCCGCAGCGATTGAGCAGCCGGATCGCCAATGTGTCGTTCGGTGTCGACGACGGGTTCGAGAACCTCAATCTGCTTGGCCTCTACGAAGGCGTCCCACTGACCAAGCGCACCAGTCAGTACGCCTTCGCCCTGCCGGACCGCATCACGATCTACCGCCTGCCAATCCTCATCCGCTGCTGGATGCGGGACGAGGTGGTCGCGCTGATCGAGAAGGTCGTCAAGCACGAAGTCGGTCACTACTTCGGCATCGACGACGCACGCTTGCACGAGCTCGGCTACGCCTGA